A genomic region of Trifolium pratense cultivar HEN17-A07 linkage group LG3, ARS_RC_1.1, whole genome shotgun sequence contains the following coding sequences:
- the LOC123917802 gene encoding two-component response regulator ARR14-like isoform X2, translating to MTSFTNNPSFPVGLKVLAVDHDIGALCTIRDICNGLCYQVITCCTISDARNYLFNQNFDIILIEANMPSNDTFDFVGQITSHFPVIMMSHDPTPSSVMDSITQGACAFWSKPLEENQFKIMWQHLVRKALSETPELPQTLEVKGGKKRGREDVDLPKQPLPKKSRLSWTPDLDKQFLTAVNQLGVNSINATPKNILKLMNFPDLTAGQVASHLQKYRKYLKGEIKKSKFSRLSAFQGHDEIPTQEQHSAFQGHDEISTQEQHLTEIGECDIFFDLSELFPDFVDTL from the exons ATGACTTCTTTCACTAACAATCCATCCTTCCCGGTTGGTCTGAAAGTTCTTGCAGTTGATCACGACATCGGTGCTCTCTGCACTATACGGGACATATGCAATGGCTTGTGCTATCAag TGATCACTTGTTGCACTATTTCTGATGCAAGGAATTACTTGTTCAACCAAAACTTTGATATCATTCTTATTGAAGCTAATATGCCAAGCAATGATACTTTTGATTTTGTTGGACAAATTACTTCACATTTTCCTGTCATCA TGATGTCTCATGATCCCACACCTTCTTCCGTTATGGATTCTATTACCCAAGGGGCTTGTGCATTCTGGTCCAAGCCCTTGGAAGAGAACCAGTTTAAGATCATGTGGCAACATCTTGTACGGAAGGCTTTGAGCGAAACTCCTGAACTTCCTCAAACCTTGGAGGTTAAAGGCGGAAAAAAACGAGGAAGAGAAGATGTTGATTTACCAAAACAACCGCTTCCAAAGAAAAGCCGTTTGTCATGGACACCCGACTTGGACAAACAATTCTTAACGGCTGTGAATCAACTCGGAGTTAATAGTATTA ATGCAACACCCAAAAATATTCTTAAGTTGATGAACTTTCCCGATTTGACAGCAGGGCAAGTAGCTAGCCATTTACAG AAATATCGGAAGTATTTAAAAGGGGaaatcaaaaaatcaaagttcAGTAGGCTATCTGCTTTTCAAGGTCATGATGAAATTCCTACACAAGAACAACATTCTGCTTTTCAAG GTCATGATGAAATTTCTACACAAGAACAACATTTGACGGAAATTGGCGaatgtgacattttttttgacCTGTCCGAATTGTTCCCAGATTTTGTCGATACCTTATAA
- the LOC123917802 gene encoding two-component response regulator ARR14-like isoform X1, whose translation MTSFTNNPSFPVGLKVLAVDHDIGALCTIRDICNGLCYQVITCCTISDARNYLFNQNFDIILIEANMPSNDTFDFVGQITSHFPVIMMSHDPTPSSVMDSITQGACAFWSKPLEENQFKIMWQHLVRKALSETPELPQTLEVKGGKKRGREDVDLPKQPLPKKSRLSWTPDLDKQFLTAVNQLGVNSINATPKNILKLMNFPDLTAGQVASHLQKYRKYLKGEIKKSKFSRLSAFQGHDEIPTQEQHSAFQGYDEIPTQEQHSAFQGHDEISTQEQHLTEIGECDIFFDLSELFPDFVDTL comes from the exons ATGACTTCTTTCACTAACAATCCATCCTTCCCGGTTGGTCTGAAAGTTCTTGCAGTTGATCACGACATCGGTGCTCTCTGCACTATACGGGACATATGCAATGGCTTGTGCTATCAag TGATCACTTGTTGCACTATTTCTGATGCAAGGAATTACTTGTTCAACCAAAACTTTGATATCATTCTTATTGAAGCTAATATGCCAAGCAATGATACTTTTGATTTTGTTGGACAAATTACTTCACATTTTCCTGTCATCA TGATGTCTCATGATCCCACACCTTCTTCCGTTATGGATTCTATTACCCAAGGGGCTTGTGCATTCTGGTCCAAGCCCTTGGAAGAGAACCAGTTTAAGATCATGTGGCAACATCTTGTACGGAAGGCTTTGAGCGAAACTCCTGAACTTCCTCAAACCTTGGAGGTTAAAGGCGGAAAAAAACGAGGAAGAGAAGATGTTGATTTACCAAAACAACCGCTTCCAAAGAAAAGCCGTTTGTCATGGACACCCGACTTGGACAAACAATTCTTAACGGCTGTGAATCAACTCGGAGTTAATAGTATTA ATGCAACACCCAAAAATATTCTTAAGTTGATGAACTTTCCCGATTTGACAGCAGGGCAAGTAGCTAGCCATTTACAG AAATATCGGAAGTATTTAAAAGGGGaaatcaaaaaatcaaagttcAGTAGGCTATCTGCTTTTCAAGGTCATGATGAAATTCCTACACAAGAACAACATTCTGCTTTTCAAGGTTATGATGAAATTCCTACACAAGAACAACATTCTGCTTTTCAAGGTCATGATGAAATTTCTACACAAGAACAACATTTGACGGAAATTGGCGaatgtgacattttttttgacCTGTCCGAATTGTTCCCAGATTTTGTCGATACCTTATAA
- the LOC123917801 gene encoding serpin-ZX-like, whose amino-acid sequence MALRESISNQTKVSLRMAKHLFLKESQKNIVFSPQSMQVVLSLIAAGSEGATKQQLLDFLQFKSTEDLNSFASYLVSSALNDASLIGGPRLSFVNGVWVEQTLPLLPSFKQIASTDYKANLASVDFLHKADEVANEVNLWVERKTNDLIKELLPSGLVDSYTCLIFANALYFKGEWDSKFDVSKTKDYDFHLPDGSAVKVPFMISKKQQLIEYFDGYKVLHLPYKKGKDNRQFSMHFYLPNAKDGLSALVENVTSRPSLLHPNFRLSQNEVGDFRIPKFDISFGLETTDMLKKLGVNLPFFPGGLTKMVDSHVGQRLFVSHTFHKSFIKIDEDGSEAAAASVAFMSKGIPSRLDFVADHPFLFLIRDDMTGTVLFIGQVLNPLDM is encoded by the coding sequence ATGGCTCTCCGTGAATCAATCTCCAACCAAACTAAGGTTTCCCTCCGCATGGCCAAACATCTGTTCTTGAAAGAATCACAAAAGAACATTGTGTTTTCGCCACAATCAATGCAAGTTGTGCTCAGCCTCATCGCTGCTGGCTCTGAGGGTGCCACAAAACAACAGCTTCTCGACTTCCTCCAGTTCAAATCTACCGAAGATCTCAACTCCTTCGCCTCTTATCTCGTTTCCTCTGCACTCAATGACGCTTCTCTTATAGGTGGCCCTCGCCTCTCTTTCGTGAATGGTGTGTGGGTTGAACAAACCCTTCCTCTTCTACCTTCCTTCAAACAAATCGCGTCGACTGATTATAAAGCCAATTTGGCTTCCGTTGATTTCCTACACAAGGCTGATGAAGTGGCTAATGAAGTGAATTTATGGGTTGAAAGAAAGACAAATGACCTTATTAAAGAACTTCTTCCTTCAGGATTGGTTGATAGCTACACTTGCCTCATATTTGCTAATGCACTATACTTTAAAGGAGAATGGGATTCCAAGTTTGAtgtttcaaaaacaaaagacTACGATTTTCATCTTCCAGATGGAAGTGCAGTCAAGGTTCCTTTCATGATTAGCAAGAAGCAGCAGCttattgaatattttgatgGTTATAAAGTTCTTCATCTTCCCTATAAGAAAGGTAAAGATAATCGTCAATTTTCTATGCATTTTTACCTTCCAAATGCAAAAGATGGATTGTCAGCTTTAGTTGAGAATGTGACTTCTAGGCCTAGTTTACTACACCCCAACTTTCGTCTTTCTCAAAACGAAGTAGGTGACTTTAGAATTCCAAAGTTCGATATTTCATTTGGGCTTGAAACTACTGATATGCTTAAGAAGCTAGGAGTGAATTTACCATTCTTTCCCGGAGGTTTGACAAAAATGGTGGACTCTCATGTGGGTCAAAGACTTTTTGTTTCTCACACATTTCACAAGTCTTTCATCAAAATAGATGAAGACGGCAGTGAAGCTGCTGCAGCTAGTGTTGCATTCATGTCCAAGGGCATTCCAAGTAGACTAGACTTTGTAGCTGACCACCCATTCTTATTTCTAATTCGAGACGATATGACAGGAACAGTTCTCTTTATTGGGCAAGTGCTCAATCCTCTTGATATGTGA
- the LOC123917802 gene encoding two-component response regulator ARR14-like isoform X3, with protein MPSNDTFDFVGQITSHFPVIMMSHDPTPSSVMDSITQGACAFWSKPLEENQFKIMWQHLVRKALSETPELPQTLEVKGGKKRGREDVDLPKQPLPKKSRLSWTPDLDKQFLTAVNQLGVNSINATPKNILKLMNFPDLTAGQVASHLQKYRKYLKGEIKKSKFSRLSAFQGHDEIPTQEQHSAFQGYDEIPTQEQHSAFQGHDEISTQEQHLTEIGECDIFFDLSELFPDFVDTL; from the exons ATGCCAAGCAATGATACTTTTGATTTTGTTGGACAAATTACTTCACATTTTCCTGTCATCA TGATGTCTCATGATCCCACACCTTCTTCCGTTATGGATTCTATTACCCAAGGGGCTTGTGCATTCTGGTCCAAGCCCTTGGAAGAGAACCAGTTTAAGATCATGTGGCAACATCTTGTACGGAAGGCTTTGAGCGAAACTCCTGAACTTCCTCAAACCTTGGAGGTTAAAGGCGGAAAAAAACGAGGAAGAGAAGATGTTGATTTACCAAAACAACCGCTTCCAAAGAAAAGCCGTTTGTCATGGACACCCGACTTGGACAAACAATTCTTAACGGCTGTGAATCAACTCGGAGTTAATAGTATTA ATGCAACACCCAAAAATATTCTTAAGTTGATGAACTTTCCCGATTTGACAGCAGGGCAAGTAGCTAGCCATTTACAG AAATATCGGAAGTATTTAAAAGGGGaaatcaaaaaatcaaagttcAGTAGGCTATCTGCTTTTCAAGGTCATGATGAAATTCCTACACAAGAACAACATTCTGCTTTTCAAGGTTATGATGAAATTCCTACACAAGAACAACATTCTGCTTTTCAAGGTCATGATGAAATTTCTACACAAGAACAACATTTGACGGAAATTGGCGaatgtgacattttttttgacCTGTCCGAATTGTTCCCAGATTTTGTCGATACCTTATAA